The Candidatus Mycolicibacterium alkanivorans genome contains a region encoding:
- a CDS encoding fatty acyl-AMP ligase, whose amino-acid sequence MSVLTREMSAAARFSTRHLTAGTVADPVRLTWREVHEQAKRMAGGLAARRIGRHGSVAVLATDAADIAPLAQAAWLSRAAVTMLQQPTPRTDLEVWLADTVRATLMIKADVVVLGEQFLGALDPLTAQGLTVCTVESLRRADPIELDMSDQAAESDIALRQLTSGSTGMPKAVEISHGNLAANAVALHDGLELDLNTDVMASWLPLSHDMGMIAFVCFPMQLGIETVVVPPEEFLKRPLVWAELISRHGATITSGPNFAYSVLARVLQRADPGAIDLSTLRIAVNGAEPIDYRDLTEFSSVGARFGLSPTALTPAYGLAEATLVASLGSAHSQATVDEVSRQAIAEAHRAQPVQGDSADVQHVVCVGLPVTGLELRLTRNGRALAPREIGAIELRGPMIADNYLTSGGVVPLATDGWFDSGDLGYLDEEGRLYVCGRTKDLIVLAGRNLYPHDIERAAESVDGVRRGCVIALRVHGDQEGFAVLAEVRNATDDDARARISRDIAARVSRQVGHRPRDILLFPAGALPKTPSGKLRRNSARELLPT is encoded by the coding sequence GTGAGCGTATTAACCCGCGAAATGTCCGCGGCAGCGCGATTTTCGACGCGGCACTTGACCGCAGGCACGGTCGCCGACCCAGTCCGGTTGACCTGGCGTGAAGTCCACGAACAGGCGAAGCGGATGGCCGGCGGTCTGGCCGCGCGGAGAATAGGCCGCCACGGTTCGGTCGCGGTGCTGGCCACCGATGCCGCTGATATCGCGCCGCTCGCGCAGGCGGCCTGGCTGAGTCGCGCCGCGGTGACGATGCTGCAGCAACCAACTCCCCGCACCGACCTGGAAGTCTGGCTGGCCGACACGGTTCGGGCGACTTTGATGATCAAGGCCGATGTGGTCGTTCTCGGCGAGCAGTTCCTGGGTGCCCTGGATCCGCTGACGGCTCAGGGCCTGACAGTCTGCACCGTCGAGTCCTTGCGTCGCGCCGACCCGATCGAACTCGACATGTCGGACCAAGCCGCCGAGTCGGATATCGCGCTGCGGCAGTTGACATCGGGATCAACCGGCATGCCCAAAGCCGTCGAGATCAGTCACGGCAATCTCGCCGCGAATGCCGTCGCCTTGCACGACGGGCTGGAACTCGATCTCAACACCGACGTGATGGCGAGCTGGCTGCCGCTGTCTCATGACATGGGGATGATCGCCTTCGTGTGCTTCCCCATGCAGTTGGGTATCGAAACCGTCGTCGTCCCACCGGAGGAGTTCCTCAAACGACCGCTGGTCTGGGCGGAGTTGATCAGCAGGCACGGCGCGACCATCACCTCAGGCCCCAATTTCGCGTACTCCGTGCTCGCTCGCGTGCTGCAGCGGGCCGACCCGGGCGCCATCGACCTTTCGACGCTGCGGATCGCGGTGAACGGAGCCGAACCGATCGACTACCGCGACCTGACCGAGTTCTCTTCGGTCGGCGCGCGCTTCGGTCTGAGCCCGACGGCGCTGACGCCCGCCTACGGACTCGCCGAAGCCACATTGGTTGCGTCGCTAGGATCGGCGCACAGCCAGGCGACCGTCGACGAGGTCTCGCGGCAGGCCATTGCGGAAGCGCACCGCGCGCAACCGGTCCAAGGCGACTCCGCTGATGTGCAGCATGTCGTGTGTGTGGGGTTACCGGTGACGGGCCTGGAGCTACGGCTGACCCGGAACGGAAGAGCGTTGGCGCCCCGAGAGATTGGCGCAATCGAACTGCGCGGCCCGATGATCGCCGACAACTATCTCACCTCCGGCGGTGTCGTGCCGCTGGCAACAGATGGCTGGTTCGACAGCGGAGACCTCGGTTACCTCGACGAGGAGGGGCGACTCTATGTCTGTGGCCGCACAAAGGATCTCATCGTGCTGGCCGGCAGGAATCTCTATCCGCACGATATCGAGCGCGCGGCCGAGAGCGTCGACGGCGTGCGAAGGGGCTGCGTGATCGCGCTGCGTGTCCACGGTGATCAAGAGGGTTTTGCGGTGCTCGCCGAAGTACGCAACGCGACCGACGACGACGCGCGCGCACGGATCAGCCGCGATATCGCCGCCAGGGTGAGCCGTCAAGTCGGGCACCGCCCGCGGGACATCCTGTTGTTCCCCGCCGGCGCCTTGCCGAAGACGCCGTCCGGCAAGCTACGCCGCAACAGCGCTCGAGAACTGCTCCCGACGTGA
- a CDS encoding type I polyketide synthase, which produces MMPIAVVGIDCRLPGAPDKDAFWRLLMDGVVADSEVPSQRWDVDAYYRSDGAPGSTNTRRGHFIDNVDTFDNDFFGIAPVEAGALDPQQRLLLESTWRAIEDAGIDPRSLAGTPTGVFVGIMSSEWSNLQILDFAGLTAVRGTGSGYFMAANRISYHLGLTGPSVAIDSACSSSLTAVHQGCAALRSGEADTVIAAGANLILTPSLSIFYTQAGLSAPDGRCKPFGLGADGIGRGEGVAAVVLRRLDDALADGQPIYAVVKSSVTNHDGRSNGITAPSRRSQVELMRRALSLAEVEAGQVGFVEAHGTGTVLGDMIEANALGDVHKTRAGEPCLLGSVKGNIGHTEGSAGIAAFIKTCLSLHHGVLPPTVFGDNANPALRLAEHGLQLADGPRKLPANGTLGAVSSFGLGGSNAHAILETAPATALPVPGAIGVLTISAPSAQALRRNAESMSAALETLDTTQVASWCRSTNVVKRSNRHRLVVAGDRDTLIDRIRQFAAGAGVDLVSSTPPHRAPAGVGLLFSGQGSQYPGMTRRLYDAHPIYRANLDSAAAALDPHVGSDLLATIFGRTAGLDHTSLAQPALFAVSYALGKTLLQSRIRVRFGIGHSVGEIAAACLAGVFTLDTAAKLIATRARLMGALPPGGAMIAVDLSVEQVQELVAGEPGCGIAAINGPRSVTISGDADSVARAETLIRQHGGKAKTLATSHAFHSPLMEPMVADFRREMAGLEPGPAEFPLFSTVLGREVDGAEMTVDYWAGQICSPVLFFDAVQAALRTGRANYLAEAGPKPALLPLARQGGLPPQTRSLTLCSGPDSDGTELLGVAATMMRDGYSPDLATLYGGSAGPPQRIPPYVFDTSSRFWFDGPITYRRQPAQTAETHAGDPVGEPADTEQPQIGAEGGVLALIADVGGYSVTTLGRSKRLADDLGYDSLLQLRLLDRLRAEYPPLHDITVAEVLPRSHSVGDLVDFVMERLDEGGTAR; this is translated from the coding sequence ATGATGCCGATCGCCGTGGTCGGTATCGATTGCCGCCTTCCCGGCGCGCCCGACAAGGACGCGTTCTGGCGACTGCTGATGGATGGCGTGGTGGCCGACAGCGAAGTGCCTTCGCAGCGTTGGGATGTCGACGCCTACTATCGCTCCGACGGTGCCCCGGGATCGACGAACACCCGGCGTGGGCACTTCATCGACAATGTCGACACATTCGACAACGACTTCTTCGGGATAGCACCCGTCGAGGCGGGGGCGCTTGACCCGCAGCAGCGCCTGCTCCTGGAATCAACCTGGCGCGCCATCGAAGATGCCGGAATCGACCCGCGGTCGCTGGCCGGCACCCCGACCGGAGTCTTCGTCGGCATCATGTCCAGCGAGTGGAGCAACCTGCAGATTCTCGACTTCGCCGGGCTCACGGCCGTCCGCGGCACGGGCAGTGGCTATTTCATGGCCGCCAACCGAATCTCCTACCACCTTGGTCTTACCGGACCAAGCGTGGCCATCGATTCAGCCTGCTCGTCCTCGCTGACTGCCGTCCACCAGGGCTGCGCAGCCCTTCGCTCGGGTGAGGCCGATACCGTCATCGCCGCTGGTGCGAATCTCATTCTGACACCGTCACTTTCGATCTTCTACACCCAAGCCGGGCTGTCCGCGCCGGACGGTCGCTGCAAGCCGTTCGGGCTTGGCGCCGACGGCATCGGGCGGGGCGAGGGCGTGGCCGCGGTGGTGCTGCGCCGACTCGACGACGCACTTGCCGACGGGCAGCCGATCTATGCCGTGGTGAAGAGTTCGGTCACCAACCACGACGGCCGAAGCAACGGCATCACCGCCCCGAGCCGCCGGTCGCAGGTGGAGCTGATGCGCCGGGCGCTGAGCCTGGCAGAGGTCGAGGCCGGACAGGTCGGCTTCGTCGAAGCGCACGGCACCGGCACCGTGCTCGGCGACATGATCGAAGCCAACGCTCTTGGCGACGTGCACAAGACGCGAGCCGGCGAGCCCTGCCTGCTCGGTTCCGTGAAGGGAAACATCGGGCACACCGAAGGCAGTGCGGGGATCGCGGCTTTCATCAAGACGTGCCTGTCGCTACACCATGGCGTGTTGCCACCGACGGTGTTCGGCGACAACGCCAATCCAGCCTTGCGGCTGGCCGAGCACGGCCTGCAGTTGGCCGACGGTCCGCGGAAGTTACCGGCGAACGGCACGCTCGGCGCGGTGAGCTCCTTCGGCCTCGGCGGCAGTAACGCGCACGCGATTCTGGAGACGGCGCCGGCTACGGCACTGCCCGTCCCTGGTGCGATCGGCGTCCTTACCATTTCGGCGCCGTCGGCGCAGGCGTTGCGGCGCAACGCCGAATCGATGAGCGCCGCGCTGGAGACCCTCGACACCACGCAGGTGGCGTCCTGGTGCCGCTCGACCAACGTCGTCAAGCGATCAAATCGGCATCGCCTTGTCGTCGCAGGCGACCGCGACACCCTGATTGATAGGATCCGCCAATTTGCGGCAGGCGCCGGTGTCGATCTCGTATCGTCCACCCCGCCCCACCGAGCCCCGGCCGGCGTCGGGCTCCTGTTCTCGGGTCAGGGCTCCCAGTACCCGGGCATGACACGGCGACTCTACGACGCTCATCCTATTTACCGGGCGAATCTCGACTCCGCGGCGGCCGCCCTTGATCCGCACGTTGGATCGGACCTGCTCGCAACGATTTTCGGCCGCACAGCCGGCCTTGATCACACGAGCCTCGCGCAACCTGCATTGTTCGCAGTGTCCTACGCGCTGGGAAAGACTCTGCTGCAGAGCAGAATTCGGGTGCGATTCGGCATCGGCCACAGCGTCGGGGAGATCGCCGCAGCCTGCCTGGCCGGTGTGTTTACCCTCGACACCGCCGCCAAGCTCATCGCAACCAGAGCGCGGTTGATGGGCGCGCTGCCTCCGGGTGGGGCAATGATCGCGGTCGACCTGAGCGTCGAGCAGGTGCAGGAACTCGTCGCCGGCGAACCCGGGTGCGGGATCGCGGCCATCAATGGGCCGCGATCCGTGACCATCTCCGGGGACGCCGATTCCGTGGCACGAGCCGAAACACTGATTCGGCAGCACGGCGGTAAAGCGAAGACACTGGCCACCTCACATGCCTTCCACTCGCCGCTCATGGAGCCGATGGTGGCGGACTTCCGGCGCGAGATGGCCGGACTCGAGCCAGGACCCGCCGAGTTTCCACTGTTCTCCACGGTGCTCGGTCGCGAAGTTGATGGCGCGGAAATGACCGTCGACTACTGGGCCGGGCAGATCTGTTCGCCCGTACTGTTCTTCGACGCGGTCCAGGCCGCCCTCAGGACCGGTCGCGCCAACTATCTCGCCGAGGCCGGTCCCAAACCCGCGCTGCTCCCCCTCGCCCGACAGGGCGGACTCCCGCCGCAGACACGCTCGCTCACGTTGTGCAGCGGCCCGGATTCCGACGGGACAGAACTGCTCGGGGTGGCGGCCACGATGATGCGCGACGGCTACTCACCCGATCTGGCGACGCTGTACGGAGGGTCGGCCGGCCCGCCGCAGCGGATCCCGCCCTATGTCTTCGACACGTCAAGCCGGTTCTGGTTCGACGGCCCGATCACCTACCGCCGGCAGCCGGCGCAGACCGCAGAGACTCACGCCGGCGATCCCGTCGGCGAGCCTGCGGATACCGAGCAACCGCAGATCGGTGCGGAGGGCGGGGTTCTGGCGCTGATCGCCGATGTCGGCGGCTATTCGGTCACCACGCTCGGCCGATCCAAACGGCTCGCGGACGACTTGGGTTACGACTCGTTGCTGCAGCTTCGCCTTCTGGACCGGCTGCGGGCGGAGTATCCGCCACTGCACGACATCACCGTCGCCGAGGTGCTACCGAGGAGTCACAGCGTCGGCGATCTCGTCGACTTCGTGATGGAGCGGCTCGACGAGGGCGGCACAGCACGATGA
- a CDS encoding 3-oxoacyl-[acyl-carrier-protein] synthase III C-terminal domain-containing protein, which produces MSAYITATGSFLPGDPVPNDEIEDYIGVAGRSTSDLKDITLANCGIKTRHYAIDKNQQTVISNAAMAANAVRNAAEHIGLGPDDIELLCAATTLPDLMAPGHASMVHGELAYGPLEIATLHGICSSGMMAIKNAYLQVAIGEKRTAISVASEFASRFFKNSRYEEMGVVAEEGTLPLEAAFLRYMLSDGAGALVIQDEPKASGISLRIDWISLTSYANTEKTCMYGGTPDTSATKSWGDYPNASAAAADGALVLRQDLSLLPHLVKVGVDEYDRLLRLGKFDPSTLTWIPAHYSSERMKDIVMKEFSRRGIDGGRPEMWYSNLTSVGNIGSASMYVILDEMMQQGLIKDGDTMLCMVPESGRFTVSFMHLTAVSSDTRR; this is translated from the coding sequence ATGAGCGCTTACATCACGGCCACCGGCAGCTTTCTCCCCGGCGACCCCGTGCCTAACGACGAAATCGAGGATTACATCGGAGTGGCGGGACGCTCGACCTCCGACCTCAAGGACATCACCCTCGCCAACTGCGGCATCAAGACGCGCCACTACGCGATCGACAAGAATCAGCAGACGGTCATCTCCAACGCGGCGATGGCGGCCAACGCCGTTCGGAACGCAGCCGAGCACATCGGCCTCGGCCCGGACGACATCGAACTGCTGTGTGCGGCCACCACGCTGCCGGACCTGATGGCGCCCGGACACGCCAGCATGGTGCACGGCGAGCTGGCCTACGGTCCCCTCGAAATCGCGACCCTGCACGGGATCTGCAGTTCAGGGATGATGGCCATCAAGAACGCGTACCTGCAGGTGGCGATCGGTGAGAAGCGCACCGCGATCAGCGTCGCCAGCGAGTTCGCCTCCCGCTTCTTCAAGAACTCCCGGTACGAGGAGATGGGCGTTGTCGCCGAGGAGGGGACGCTCCCGCTCGAAGCCGCGTTCTTGCGCTACATGCTCTCGGATGGGGCCGGCGCACTGGTGATCCAGGACGAGCCCAAAGCCTCTGGTATCAGCCTGCGCATCGACTGGATCTCGCTGACGTCGTACGCGAACACCGAGAAGACGTGTATGTACGGTGGCACTCCGGACACTTCAGCCACGAAGTCATGGGGGGACTACCCGAACGCTTCGGCCGCCGCCGCCGACGGGGCGTTGGTCCTGCGACAGGACCTTTCCCTACTGCCGCACCTGGTGAAGGTCGGCGTCGACGAGTATGACCGCCTGCTCCGACTGGGCAAATTCGATCCGTCGACACTGACTTGGATCCCAGCGCACTATTCGAGCGAGCGAATGAAAGACATTGTGATGAAGGAGTTCTCGCGACGCGGCATTGACGGTGGCCGGCCCGAAATGTGGTACAGCAACCTGACCAGCGTCGGAAACATCGGCAGCGCTTCCATGTACGTCATCCTCGACGAGATGATGCAGCAGGGTCTGATCAAGGACGGCGACACGATGCTGTGCATGGTCCCCGAGTCCGGCCGGTTCACGGTTTCTTTCATGCATCTCACCGCGGTGTCGTCGGATACCCGACGGTGA
- a CDS encoding acyl carrier protein, giving the protein MTAETRYYQDLVDWLTARVARQLNVAPDTIDIDTPLADYGIDSAASLRLCADLEFEKGIPVETTIVWDYATIDAIAAYLVTERVLP; this is encoded by the coding sequence ATGACCGCTGAGACCCGTTATTACCAGGACCTCGTGGACTGGCTGACCGCAAGAGTTGCCCGGCAACTCAACGTGGCGCCGGACACCATCGACATCGACACCCCGTTGGCCGATTACGGGATTGACTCCGCCGCGAGTCTGAGGCTGTGCGCCGACCTGGAGTTCGAGAAGGGGATTCCCGTCGAAACCACGATTGTGTGGGATTACGCCACCATTGATGCCATCGCGGCGTACCTGGTCACCGAGCGGGTGCTGCCATGA
- a CDS encoding acyl-CoA dehydrogenase family protein: MTFSLALSDEQQHLRDWAHEFSLKVIRPAAFDWDDREETPWPILQEAAGIGLYGDEILMALLGDPTGQGFPILAEELFWGDAGIAMSIMGSTLAAVGIIASGTAEQIAEWVPRCYGTDKDVKLGAFCSSEPEAGSDVANMLTTAKYDEASDEWMISGQKAWVTNGGVADVLVVQAVVEPGLGARGQAAFVMSADTAGIATPRKLRKHGLRASNTADIFFDSVRVPGSALLGGKDKLDEKLARAREGRKTSQQAAMATFELSRPTVGAMAVGVARAAYEYALDYAKDRVVFGRPIIEKQAISFLLADIATEIDAARLLVRRAAWMGATGQKFASAEGSMSKLKAGRVAVWTTERAIQILGGNGYTREYPVERMHRDAKIFDIFEGTEQIQQLVIARSISGLRLQ, encoded by the coding sequence ATGACGTTCTCGCTGGCTCTGTCCGATGAACAGCAACACCTGCGCGATTGGGCGCATGAATTCTCCCTAAAGGTGATTCGCCCGGCTGCGTTCGACTGGGACGACCGCGAGGAGACGCCATGGCCGATCTTGCAGGAGGCCGCCGGTATCGGGCTTTACGGCGACGAGATATTGATGGCGCTCCTGGGCGACCCAACCGGACAGGGTTTTCCGATCCTGGCCGAGGAGCTGTTCTGGGGTGACGCCGGAATAGCGATGTCGATCATGGGAAGCACGCTCGCCGCCGTTGGCATCATCGCTTCGGGCACCGCCGAGCAGATCGCGGAATGGGTGCCGCGATGTTACGGCACCGACAAGGACGTCAAGCTGGGCGCGTTCTGTTCGTCTGAGCCAGAGGCCGGCTCCGACGTGGCGAACATGCTGACCACCGCCAAATACGATGAAGCGTCCGATGAGTGGATGATCTCCGGCCAGAAGGCCTGGGTGACAAACGGCGGCGTGGCCGACGTTCTGGTGGTCCAGGCGGTGGTCGAACCCGGACTCGGTGCACGCGGACAGGCCGCGTTCGTCATGAGCGCCGACACTGCCGGTATCGCGACGCCGCGGAAGCTGCGCAAGCACGGTTTGCGTGCCTCGAACACCGCGGACATCTTCTTCGACAGCGTGCGGGTTCCAGGCAGCGCCCTGCTCGGCGGCAAAGACAAGCTCGACGAGAAGCTCGCACGTGCACGCGAAGGCCGCAAGACATCCCAGCAGGCGGCGATGGCCACCTTCGAGCTATCGCGGCCCACCGTCGGGGCGATGGCCGTCGGAGTCGCCCGCGCCGCCTACGAATACGCACTCGACTACGCGAAGGATCGAGTTGTCTTCGGGCGACCCATCATCGAGAAACAAGCCATCTCGTTCCTCCTCGCCGACATCGCCACCGAGATCGACGCGGCGCGGCTGCTCGTCAGGCGCGCGGCGTGGATGGGCGCAACCGGCCAGAAGTTCGCCTCCGCGGAGGGATCCATGAGCAAGCTGAAGGCCGGCCGGGTCGCGGTATGGACGACCGAACGGGCCATCCAAATCCTCGGCGGCAACGGTTACACGCGCGAATATCCGGTCGAGCGGATGCACCGCGACGCTAAGATCTTCGACATATTCGAGGGGACCGAGCAGATCCAACAGCTGGTCATCGCCCGTTCCATCAGCGGGCTCCGATTGCAGTGA
- a CDS encoding methyltransferase, whose product MSAIPPTKLVRLVERARHRLALTHLRMVPPYAAMMELIVGAWTSQAITAAVELGIADVLDKGPLRLEELASRVEADPDALRRLLRALIGRGIFRQRRDGRYALNALAKSLRANAPLSAAAMAQMVGSVQHREHWSYLTDAIRTGKAVLPVLHGMEAFDYLVGEPELNEVFNRAMADTTEMAVDYLMAAYSFEDYQTVVDVGGGVGRLLSAILKATPSARGVLYDLPHALAEAPPVLRQHNVADRVELLEGSFFDSVPTGGDVYVLKTILHDWPDDKAVEILHCVRSAAKVGTKVLVIECVIPDHGREFFGHWTDLEMLLMQAGRERTVPEYRSLLERAGFRMTRWVPTASPLSFVEAEAI is encoded by the coding sequence ATGTCTGCAATTCCCCCCACGAAATTGGTGCGACTCGTTGAGCGTGCCCGCCATCGTCTGGCACTGACCCATCTGCGGATGGTCCCACCGTATGCGGCGATGATGGAGCTGATCGTCGGCGCCTGGACATCACAAGCCATCACAGCGGCCGTGGAACTCGGTATCGCCGACGTTCTCGACAAGGGGCCGCTGCGGTTGGAAGAGTTGGCCTCTCGGGTGGAGGCGGATCCCGACGCGCTGCGTCGACTGCTACGGGCATTGATCGGCCGCGGCATATTTCGTCAGCGCCGCGACGGTCGCTACGCGCTCAACGCGCTCGCTAAATCGTTGCGTGCCAACGCTCCGCTGTCGGCGGCGGCGATGGCCCAGATGGTGGGTTCGGTCCAACATCGAGAGCATTGGAGCTATCTGACGGACGCGATCAGAACCGGCAAGGCGGTTCTGCCGGTCCTGCACGGCATGGAAGCCTTCGACTACCTCGTCGGGGAGCCCGAACTCAATGAGGTTTTCAACCGCGCCATGGCCGATACCACCGAGATGGCGGTGGATTACCTGATGGCCGCCTACTCGTTCGAGGACTACCAGACCGTTGTCGATGTTGGCGGTGGGGTGGGAAGGCTGCTTTCTGCCATCCTCAAGGCGACCCCGTCCGCCCGAGGGGTTCTCTACGACCTACCGCACGCGCTCGCCGAAGCCCCACCCGTGTTGCGTCAGCACAATGTCGCAGATCGAGTGGAGTTACTGGAGGGATCGTTCTTCGACAGTGTTCCCACGGGTGGCGATGTCTACGTGCTCAAGACGATCCTGCATGACTGGCCCGACGACAAGGCGGTCGAGATTCTCCATTGCGTCCGCTCGGCGGCGAAGGTCGGCACAAAGGTACTGGTGATCGAGTGCGTGATCCCGGACCACGGTCGCGAATTCTTCGGTCATTGGACCGATCTGGAGATGCTGCTGATGCAGGCTGGACGCGAACGAACGGTGCCGGAGTACCGCAGTCTCCTCGAGCGCGCCGGGTTCCGGATGACCCGATGGGTGCCCACTGCCTCACCATTGAGCTTCGTCGAAGCCGAGGCCATCTAG
- a CDS encoding FAD-dependent monooxygenase, protein MRDTCDVLVVGAGPVGATAALLLASYGIDCTVVEARREPQRHPAAHVLSTRSMEIWREIGLERDIRGLSAPMHELRCIAYCTTFAGPELGRVPLADLPDAQMDAIESISPTGSAHLPQNILEPLLWQHLRDSDRINVRTGWQYRSHTDTADGIAVTVADTTTGSRRTILARYLIAADGAASTVRRALGITMEGPILQNVVSVLFSADLEAYRRHRRGPVMWTHTAKGLGATIVHRPPDDLVFQIPYFPPFESVEDFPAAICHKHIVDAIGDPAVRVDIKSIQTWAMTAQVATAYRAGRVFLAGDAAHRFPPTGGLGLNTGVADVHNLAWKLAWVIAGRADEALLDSYERERRPVGAAATADSVANFEGMFDVVAALGLPRRAVRMLPQAVAAIPDWVPRRPVRALIRGLTTLGYQRFRLAKSPGRVGQRIRRRAAAAIAQQGPHYRSWGRDLGVRYERGAIIGDRLPPPVSDPEFYIPSVRAGGRLPHVWLEDRERRVSTLDLISRDDLTLLVSDESHSVWSLAAEGLPLSVVPVGDARREIFHTGVAGADPDALLVRPDGHIAALLHSDRDGAALLRQALQVVRAFAPTDKGLIA, encoded by the coding sequence GTGAGGGACACCTGCGATGTTCTCGTCGTCGGCGCCGGGCCGGTGGGTGCCACCGCGGCGCTGCTGCTCGCCAGCTACGGCATCGACTGCACCGTGGTGGAAGCACGCCGCGAGCCACAACGCCATCCCGCCGCGCATGTGCTCTCCACGCGGTCGATGGAGATTTGGCGTGAGATCGGCCTCGAGCGCGACATCCGCGGCCTCAGCGCCCCTATGCATGAGCTGCGGTGCATCGCCTACTGCACCACTTTCGCCGGGCCCGAACTCGGGCGGGTGCCACTGGCGGACCTGCCCGACGCGCAGATGGACGCGATCGAATCGATCAGCCCTACCGGCAGCGCGCACCTACCTCAGAACATCCTGGAACCGCTGCTGTGGCAACACCTTCGCGACAGTGATCGCATCAATGTGCGTACTGGCTGGCAGTATCGCTCCCACACCGACACCGCCGACGGCATCGCGGTCACTGTCGCCGACACCACTACCGGATCGCGCCGAACAATCTTGGCGCGCTACCTCATCGCGGCCGACGGCGCAGCCAGCACAGTACGGCGCGCGCTAGGGATCACGATGGAGGGTCCGATCCTGCAGAACGTGGTCAGCGTCCTTTTCTCTGCCGATCTCGAGGCATACCGGCGCCACCGCCGCGGCCCGGTCATGTGGACCCACACCGCCAAGGGTTTGGGCGCCACCATCGTGCACCGGCCGCCAGACGACCTGGTGTTCCAGATCCCCTACTTTCCGCCATTTGAGTCGGTGGAAGACTTCCCGGCTGCGATCTGCCACAAGCACATAGTCGATGCGATTGGCGACCCCGCTGTTCGCGTTGACATCAAGTCGATCCAGACGTGGGCGATGACCGCACAAGTCGCCACCGCCTACCGGGCGGGCCGCGTATTCCTGGCCGGCGATGCCGCGCACCGGTTTCCACCGACCGGCGGGCTGGGGCTCAACACCGGCGTCGCCGACGTGCACAACCTGGCCTGGAAGCTGGCATGGGTCATCGCCGGCCGTGCCGACGAGGCGCTGCTGGACAGCTACGAACGAGAACGCCGTCCGGTTGGCGCGGCCGCCACCGCCGACTCGGTGGCCAACTTCGAGGGAATGTTCGATGTCGTTGCCGCACTGGGGTTGCCGCGGCGAGCCGTGCGCATGCTCCCCCAAGCCGTCGCTGCCATCCCGGACTGGGTACCGCGACGCCCCGTGCGCGCCCTCATCCGCGGGCTCACCACGCTGGGATATCAGCGGTTTCGCCTGGCCAAGTCGCCCGGCCGAGTCGGTCAGCGGATCCGCCGCCGGGCCGCGGCTGCGATCGCCCAGCAGGGTCCGCACTATCGCAGCTGGGGACGTGACCTCGGGGTGCGTTACGAACGCGGCGCCATCATTGGCGATCGGCTGCCCCCACCGGTCAGCGATCCAGAGTTCTATATCCCGTCTGTGCGCGCCGGCGGCCGGCTGCCGCACGTCTGGCTCGAGGACCGCGAACGGCGGGTCTCCACCCTGGATCTGATCAGCCGCGACGACCTGACGCTCCTGGTGTCCGACGAAAGCCATTCCGTGTGGTCGCTTGCGGCGGAGGGGCTTCCGTTGTCGGTGGTGCCGGTCGGCGACGCTCGGCGCGAAATATTTCACACCGGGGTCGCTGGCGCCGATCCGGATGCCCTGCTGGTACGCCCCGACGGGCATATCGCCGCCCTGCTGCACTCGGACCGGGATGGTGCTGCGCTGCTGCGGCAAGCATTGCAGGTCGTCCGCGCCTTTGCGCCGACCGACAAAGGACTGATCGCATGA